TACCCAgtccttgtattattattattataaattttcTGAATGGCGATATGGACTATTCAGAACGTGGGAAGACAAGCAACAGCAACTCACTATAATGCTGTTCACTGCTCCCGATCAGGGTGCCTGGAAAAAAGCATTTCGGTCCCGAAATTCATTccggttgtgcagataaaatgtaacaGGTGGCACCCTACAGGATGGGGTCTCAGGTGTGCggaaacagtccagatccaagtgTCATAGGAATAATGTCTCAAATGTAAATTAactgttcataaatgtacaaggcaaacacatgcgCAAGTATATAAACCcaagtgtctgaaatagtacaggagagcaatcctgaaggcTTTTGGACTCTCCCAAAGACCTCAAATATTCCTATGCAGTAGGGAAGCAAATGGGGAAAGCATCTGTGGCCCGGGTCCACAGGAGCCCCTGGTCGTTCCACAgactattgaccctgtgccactgtggcagtggcccaatggggccacaatgaatatgataatgtgaaccccaataaatcatttaatatgctTCTATAGAGAATTACGGTAACCTGCTGCTGTAAGGAGCCAATGATTTTGGCAAGATGCGTCTCACACCGAAGacagaagaacaagcaaatactCAATTTAAAGacacattcataagctagaaacATAAGttgaaaatggctacacgtaacacaggttcccatgcattgcacaTTAACAGAATGTAACagtctctgagaatcaaggtttagttagcaatgctattgcgcatgcgtattaggtTAGGTAACgcacatgcgtactaaactgaaaCGAGGTAATGAAATTTGGTTGCTTAAATggaaatcctttgtctgaaatgttataaataccccagCCCAGACTTGCAGATTTGCGAAACGATTCGACTGtaaacccttattgctttgcgataaggaaacaaaaatggactccaagctcctctagtctcttgagtttttattggcgtagctcagaagaagggcatttCGCCCAATGCAGCACCACCACTATTCccctgccaccaaccaggttctccccggtaatatattcagactcagtcaggttgtaacgtattaacaGAGAATCCAGTATATTGTGAACGCAGACAAGTTTTCAAATACTTTGTGATCCGAttcactctctctgtctcccctctgcCTCTAACCCACTCTgacccccatgcccccccacccacaagaaaccaaACCGAACTGTCTCCCTATTCCTAACTGTCTTCCAACTGCTTAAACCTCTGTGTTGAGCCTTCAACACAGTTAGACTcctgggctttcttattggtcagcctagtaaccctttctctctccccctcccccccagtacgacatctccataatgagtgggcaaacgccacaccaccccattgtctttttgtttgcaaatcctgtcttaaaggGCGCATGTTGtatgggtctccctggccactctgggcggctttccaacaaatactaaaatacaatacaaagtcacagtttaaaaacttccctaaacagggctgccttcaggtattttctaaatgacaggtagttgtttatctctctgacccctgatgggagggcgttccacagggcgggcgccactaccgagaaggccctctgcctggttccctgtagttttgctttctcgcagtgagggaaccgccagaaggccctcggcactggatctcagtgtccgggctgaacggtgggggtggagacgctctttcaggtatacaggaccgaggccattagggctttaaaggtcaaccccaacactttgaattgtgctcagaaacgtattaACCACCACAAAATAACGGCCAGGCTGCGCAGGTAATGccatcagtgaccattatcaggtatcctggcaggcaggatttctgatGGAAACAGCCTCCTCCTGTGATGCGTGTATGGTATTTtgagggtggtcttgggctacagggtgggcagtttcaaaaTCTATacaagggcttgcgcaccatgttcggggttctctcctccctcctgcgtggggtAAGCGGGGGGACTCTTGTCGCAActgttaataaagatcaggcttactagcctctttgcttctcaatattctctggttgggcctctgctattttctcctaccgatagggaagcCGCCTTAAGGACTCTAGCGGGCTCTGGAatatcccataagggaaaaggagcagttttttcctctctcttgtaACACAAGGATCCCCGGATGGTGGTCTTGAGACGGCTCAGGCACCATCCCGGCACcgccgggcatcttcacttggccgCAATAGTGCAGAATGTGGGATGTGTCAATCAATTCAACATTCCATCAGATGACCAACTGCCATCTGTGAATCTGTCCGTTAGGTCGGTTGGTCAGATTAGCTGCTGCTGGTTGTAGGGACCGCTTTGACGGAGTCCCTCAGTTTATATAGCTTGTATCTTTCCTTTTCTAACCTTAATATTTACATGAATGAACCTGCCGGTAAATTAGTTTATTTCGTCTATTAATCAGATTCACCTGTATCTatattttaagagggataaagggattgacaatcgaGACAGGACGGGGGACTCGAAACGAGTCAGTTTGCGTCGTAAGGAACgttaactctgcaactatatcAAATAAACGTTCCAACCGCAAAATGCTGCTGGCAATTTCGAACGCTGCACCGACTGGGGcttaatcctaaaaaaaaacctcccccctGGGTGGCTTAACCACCCgcccctcttcctagggaactctgacTCTGTCAGAAAcagcacagttcccaggatcctttgggggaagccgtgactgatGGCGTTATCACATTGCTGTAAACGCATTAGTGCCGTTTTCACCATAAAGGTGCACCTCTTTTGCCGTGAAATCTACAAGGCTGCACAGGTGGTGACGGCAGCCTTACTGTTTCTCAGAGCTCCTCCAAAGGGTATTATTATGGGTCACCCACGAAGATGCTGGGTAGCAGCCTCTCCGCCACGGTTGAAGATTTGCCCCTCTGTTCCTGCAGAGGCCCCAACCGGCGTTCTGGACCATGGAGGAGCGGGGGCTGTCCCCCAAGTTCGACACCACTTTTGAGAACGCCCGGCCGTCCACGACCACATGGCCCTCTTGGGGCTGCGAGAGCCCTGCGTCCTGCGGTTCCTGGTCAGCCAGACGTGGGACGGTCTCCACGTGCGCTCGGGATTCCCCAGGTAAGGGGACGCTTCCCGTGCTTTGTGCCGTATGCGTTAAGCTCTGGGGCCAGCTTGGGTGGTAGGGCATGAGACTGCTGgttctcagggtcgtgggtctAAGCTATCTGTCCTGGGTGCcgtgtagggggttggactggatgaccctcggggtcccgcCCAGCTCCACGATTCTGCGATTCCacgacatttaaaaaaaaccaaagcacttTGCTCCGGATTTTCTCGGTCCTTTTACAAGCATCAAGGCTGTCATTCCGCTGTCaacgtcccccccccctctttcttcctcttcttccgcAGGGACAAGCTGGCGGAGTTGCACGGGAACATGTTTGTGGAGGAATGCATGAAATGCGGAAGAAGTAGGTTCCCTCTCGGGCGATGTGGGTGCCTCGGCTTCctgtgggtgggggtggcgggCAGCAGGGCTGGGAGGTTGGAAAGGAACCTCTCCTGGGTGCGTCCCTTTGAGAGATTCTTCCCGGTGGCTCCAGCCTGCCTCCGTTGCAGAATTAAATGCGAGGATGTGGCGcagcagggaaaggggaaatcAGAACGattgaggtgggggggaggaaaggtcGCAATATTTGGGGCCTTAATGCAGCTGGGGGAAACCTTTTTGCCGCTGCCCAAGATGCTGCTAGAAccacaactcccacgatccccaGCCGTTGATCACGCaggggcctgatgggagctgtagtttcgcGGTGCCTGGAAGGCCACATCCAGCAGCCGAAAGGCAGCTGTCGCCAGCCACAGTGCCCTCCGGACGTTTTGGGACTGGTAGGACAGTTGCCATCCCAAAAGCTGGCCtggagaaggtgggtgggtgggtcagggCATGgccatggcatggcatggcatggcatggcatggcagggAGAAAACCCCCAAACTGGGATGGACCTGTGCTGCAAGGTCTGAATTGCAGGGGCAAGCGTTGGATCGAAGAGGGGAGGGGTTCCCCTTCTCGTGGCGTAACCCTGCTCCTCGCTTGCTCCCAGGAGGCCTCCACCcctccctgtgtgtgtttgtgttttaaggcAGTATGTGAGGGACGCCGTGGTGGGAACCATGGGACTGAAGCCCACCGGCCGGCTGTGCGACGTCTCCAAGCGCAAGAGGCCTTCGGTCCTGCAggtacgtgggggggggggtttccctttATGGGCTCAGTCCAGCCAgtgtgacattttatttatttgtttgtttgtttatgggcggcttccaactgaatattaaaaacaatacagcattaaaaacttccctaaacagttcagttgtcttttaaaagtaaaatagttgcttattgccttgacatctgctgggaggggcgttccacagagcggagccaccaccgagaaggccctccgcctggttccctggaacctcacttctcgcagggaggacgTTGTACCATGGGGTTGTTCTCTAGGAGCAACAGAGCAGCCAGAAACACTTCAGAGCTTGCATTGCATTCCTGGGGTATTGCACCTAGCCGAACAGAATTAGAGCATTTCAAATGGAACCCacaagtgtgtgtttttttgtttttgtctctcCAACTAAAACTCTCCCCAAaccacttttttctccaaagaggGAAGCTAATGGACACCATCTTGGACTGGG
The genomic region above belongs to Lacerta agilis isolate rLacAgi1 chromosome 18, rLacAgi1.pri, whole genome shotgun sequence and contains:
- the SIRT6 gene encoding LOW QUALITY PROTEIN: NAD-dependent protein deacetylase sirtuin-6 (The sequence of the model RefSeq protein was modified relative to this genomic sequence to represent the inferred CDS: inserted 2 bases in 2 codons; deleted 1 base in 1 codon), with product MSANYAAGLSPYSDKGKCGLPEFFDPPDELDRKVAQLAQLIRDXSNVVFHTGAGISTASGIPDFRPQPAFWTMEERGLSPKFDTTFENARPSXDHMALLGLREPCVLRFLVSQTWDGLHVRSGFPRDKLAELHGNMFVEECMKCGRSRQYVRDAVVGTMGLKPTGRLCDVSKARGLRSCRGKLMDTILDWEDSLPERDLNLASEASR